TAATTATACTCAAAAAAAGAACATTTTTTAAAATATAAAAAAAGAGAATAAAAAATATGTTTACTAAAGGTGGTTTAGGTAATTTAATGAAACAAGCACAACAAATGCAAGAAAAAATGGCAAAAATACAAGAAGAAATAGCTCAAATGGAAGTCACTGGTGAAGCAGGTGCTGGATTAGTTAAAGTAACTATAAATGGAGCACATAATTGTAGACGCGTAGAAGTAGATCCTAGTCTACTACAAGACGATAAAGATATGTTAGAAGATTTAGCAGCTGCGGCTTTTAATGACGCAACAAGAAGAATATCAGAAGTACAAAAAAAGAAAATGTCAGCAATATCTACAGGAATGCAATTACCAAATGGATTTAATATTCCTGTTTAATATAAAATATAGTATTTAATATAAGAAGAGAAATGAAATCATTTTTAATTCATTTAAAATATTCAATTTTAAAAAATATTTAAATTTCAAACTATTTTAATTAAAATCAAATATTTTAGCAATATCATAGAGATATTTATATGCATAAACAAAAAAAAGAAATATATAATTTTCAATCAGAAGTAAAACAATTACTACATTTAATGATCCATTCTTTATATTCTAATAAAGAAATATTTTTAAGAGAATTAATATCAAATTCAT
The DNA window shown above is from Buchnera aphidicola (Macrosiphoniella sanborni) and carries:
- a CDS encoding YbaB/EbfC family nucleoid-associated protein, giving the protein MFTKGGLGNLMKQAQQMQEKMAKIQEEIAQMEVTGEAGAGLVKVTINGAHNCRRVEVDPSLLQDDKDMLEDLAAAAFNDATRRISEVQKKKMSAISTGMQLPNGFNIPV